In Accipiter gentilis chromosome 21, bAccGen1.1, whole genome shotgun sequence, one DNA window encodes the following:
- the TIMMDC1 gene encoding complex I assembly factor TIMMDC1, mitochondrial translates to MAEGVGAQPQFGRPAPPPQTGWERLSELWQRDERQRYPEETVNILKSGFTGGVVGWMYGGLPAFYHARKAFIERSHGELFQNRADAVQSAHQAGLRSFIRYGWRWSWRVATFVTIFNMVSTGLSVYRNKSTISNYASAGAFTGALFRIHLGLQGLAGGLMFGTAFGIPAGALLMIMQKVAGETFQEKRNRERRELYEQKLVEWQSRLSVTEVLGEMESNAQGGRETERAQESRSY, encoded by the exons ATGGCGGAGGGGGTGGGCGCCCAGCCGCAGTtcggccgccccgcgccgccgccgcagACGGGCTGGGAGCGGCTCAGCGAGCTCTGGCAGCGAGA CGAGCGGCAGCGGTACCCGGAGGAGACGGTGAACATCCTCAAGTCGGGCTTCACCGGGGGAGTCGTCGGCTGGATGTACGGCGGGCTGCCGGCCTTCTACCACGCCCGGAAGGCCTTCATCGAGCGGAGCCACGGGGAGCTCTTCCAGAACCGCGCCGATGCGGTG CAATCTGCGCATCAGGCTGGTCTCAGGAGTTTCATCCGCTACGGCTGGCGCTGGAGCTGGAGAGTAGCCACTTTTGTGACAATATTCAA CATGGTGAGCACTGGTCTGTCTGTGTACCGCAACAAAAGCACCATCAGTAATTATGCTTCGGCAGGAG cctTCACAGGAGCCCTTTTCAGAATCCATTTGGGCCTACAGGGACTGGCAGGAGGCCTCATGTTTGGAACAGCATTTGG GATCCCTGCAGGGGCCCTTTTAATGATAATGCAGAAGGTTGCTGGTGAGACCTTCCAGGAGAAGAGAAATCGTGAGCGCAGGGAGCTGTATGAACAGAAGTTAGTGGAGTG GCAATCCAGACTCAGTGTGACTGAAGTCTTGGGTGAAATGGAAAGCAACGCCCAGGGAGGACGGGAGACGGAGAGAGCGCAAGAATCTAGGAGCTACTGA
- the POGLUT1 gene encoding protein O-glucosyltransferase 1 isoform X2 → MGRAALALWAMAAAAAVWRPEPAAAGGPADAKWKTITDQIKKAVEVYKPCVKANCSCYQSVWKQDLAPFRGGVSKEIISDVVSRKLGTHYQIIKNKLYREQDCLFPARCSGVEHFLLGIINRLPDMEMVINVRDYPQVPKWMKPIIPVFSFSKTPEYNDIMYPAWTFWEGGPAVWPIYPTGLGRWDLMREDLRRSAEKWPWMKKISKGYFRGSRTSPERDPLILLSRETPELVDAEYTKNQAWKSEKDTLGKPPAKEIPLVDHCKYKELLQFVKENDAIAQEISERGRQFITEHLQMEDVSCYWEHLLSEYSQALTYKVKRRKSYSEITSEWLKTEL, encoded by the exons atggGGCGGGCGGCGCTGGCCCTGTgggcgatggcggcggcggctgccgtgTGGCGTCCGGagcccgccgcggcgggcggcccggcaG ATGCCAAATGGAAAACAATAACTGACCAAATTAAGAAAGCTGTGGAAGTCTATAAGCCATGTGTAAAGGCGAATTGCAGCTGCTACCAGAG tgtcTGGAAGCAGGACCTGGCTCCTTTTCGAGGTGGTGTTTCCAAGGAGATAATATCAGATGTGGTGAGCCGGAAGCTCGGGACACATTACCAAATCATTAAGAACAAATTGTACCGTGAGCAGGACTGCTTGTTCCCTGCAAG ATGCAGTGGAGTTGAGCACTTCCTTCTGGGGATCATCAACCGCCTCCCTGACATGGAAATGGTGATCAATGTGCGAGACTACCCCCAGGTCCCCAAGTGGATGAAACCCATTATCCCAGTCTTCTCCTTCAGTAAG ACACCTGAATACAATGACATAATGTATCCTGCCTGGACATTTTGGGAAGGAGGACCAGCTGTTTGGCCAATTTACCCAACAGGTTTAGGGCGCTGGGACCTCATGAGAGAGGACCTCAGAAG ATCTGCAGAAAAATGGCCatggatgaaaaaaatctctaaagGATATTTCCGAGGATCCAG aacGAGTCCTGAGAGAGATCCCCTCATTCTGCTGTCCCGAGAAACCCCAGAACTTGTTGATGCTGAGTACACTAAAAACCAGGCTTGGAAATCTGAAAAG GACACCTTAGGGAAGCCTCCTGCAAAGGAAATTCCACTGGTTGATCACTGCAAATACAA GGAGCTGCTGCAGTTTGTAAAGGAAAACGATGCCATAGCACAAGAAATTTCAGAGAG GGGACGCCAATTCATCACCGAGCACTTGCAGATGGAGGATGTCTCTTGCTACTGGGAGCATCTGCTGTCTGAATATTCCCAAGCCTTGACTTACAAAGTGAAAAGGAGGAAGAGCTACAGCGAGATCACTTCTGAGTGGCTGAAAACAGAACTGTAG
- the POGLUT1 gene encoding protein O-glucosyltransferase 1 isoform X1 yields MGRAALALWAMAAAAAVWRPEPAAAGGPADAKWKTITDQIKKAVEVYKPCVKANCSCYQSVWKQDLAPFRGGVSKEIISDVVSRKLGTHYQIIKNKLYREQDCLFPARCSGVEHFLLGIINRLPDMEMVINVRDYPQVPKWMKPIIPVFSFSKTPEYNDIMYPAWTFWEGGPAVWPIYPTGLGRWDLMREDLRRSAEKWPWMKKISKGYFRGSRTSPERDPLILLSRETPELVDAEYTKNQAWKSEKDTLGKPPAKEIPLVDHCKYKYLFNFRGVAASFRLKHLFLCGSLVFHVGEEWLEFFYPQLKPWVHYIPVRSDLSNVRELLQFVKENDAIAQEISERGRQFITEHLQMEDVSCYWEHLLSEYSQALTYKVKRRKSYSEITSEWLKTEL; encoded by the exons atggGGCGGGCGGCGCTGGCCCTGTgggcgatggcggcggcggctgccgtgTGGCGTCCGGagcccgccgcggcgggcggcccggcaG ATGCCAAATGGAAAACAATAACTGACCAAATTAAGAAAGCTGTGGAAGTCTATAAGCCATGTGTAAAGGCGAATTGCAGCTGCTACCAGAG tgtcTGGAAGCAGGACCTGGCTCCTTTTCGAGGTGGTGTTTCCAAGGAGATAATATCAGATGTGGTGAGCCGGAAGCTCGGGACACATTACCAAATCATTAAGAACAAATTGTACCGTGAGCAGGACTGCTTGTTCCCTGCAAG ATGCAGTGGAGTTGAGCACTTCCTTCTGGGGATCATCAACCGCCTCCCTGACATGGAAATGGTGATCAATGTGCGAGACTACCCCCAGGTCCCCAAGTGGATGAAACCCATTATCCCAGTCTTCTCCTTCAGTAAG ACACCTGAATACAATGACATAATGTATCCTGCCTGGACATTTTGGGAAGGAGGACCAGCTGTTTGGCCAATTTACCCAACAGGTTTAGGGCGCTGGGACCTCATGAGAGAGGACCTCAGAAG ATCTGCAGAAAAATGGCCatggatgaaaaaaatctctaaagGATATTTCCGAGGATCCAG aacGAGTCCTGAGAGAGATCCCCTCATTCTGCTGTCCCGAGAAACCCCAGAACTTGTTGATGCTGAGTACACTAAAAACCAGGCTTGGAAATCTGAAAAG GACACCTTAGGGAAGCCTCCTGCAAAGGAAATTCCACTGGTTGATCACTGCAAATACAA GTATCTGTTTAATTTCCGGGGAGTGGCTGCCAGTTTCCGGTTGAAACACCTTTTCTTATGTGGTTCACTTGTGTTTCACGTTGGAGAAGAGTGGTTGGAGTTCTTCTACCCTCAGCTGAAGCCTTGGGTCCACTACATCCCAGTCCGTTCAGACCTCTCTAACGTCAG GGAGCTGCTGCAGTTTGTAAAGGAAAACGATGCCATAGCACAAGAAATTTCAGAGAG GGGACGCCAATTCATCACCGAGCACTTGCAGATGGAGGATGTCTCTTGCTACTGGGAGCATCTGCTGTCTGAATATTCCCAAGCCTTGACTTACAAAGTGAAAAGGAGGAAGAGCTACAGCGAGATCACTTCTGAGTGGCTGAAAACAGAACTGTAG